In one Streptomyces sp. NBC_00597 genomic region, the following are encoded:
- a CDS encoding helix-turn-helix domain-containing protein → MGHRAEPEHTHPDEVPVQAALAALADPVRLRLVRELAGAADWERACGTFDVPVGKAALSHHFAVLRAAGLLEQRDQGRGRVNRLRRTEFDARFPGLLALVLREENTGA, encoded by the coding sequence ATGGGACACCGGGCCGAACCCGAGCACACCCACCCCGACGAGGTGCCCGTCCAGGCCGCCCTCGCCGCGCTCGCCGACCCGGTGCGGCTGCGGCTCGTACGGGAGCTCGCGGGTGCGGCCGACTGGGAGCGCGCCTGCGGCACCTTCGACGTGCCGGTCGGCAAGGCCGCCCTCAGCCACCACTTCGCGGTACTGCGCGCGGCCGGGCTGCTGGAGCAGCGCGACCAGGGGCGGGGGCGCGTCAACCGGCTGCGGCGCACGGAGTTCGACGCGCGCTTCCCGGGGCTGCTGGCCCTGGTCCTGCGCGAGGAGAACACCGGGGCCTGA
- a CDS encoding MscL family protein has product MRGNVVDLAVAVVIGAAFTNIVNSVVKGIISPLVGAVGTKSLDGYTSCLKGPCGIDAKGDAIGVNILWGSVLNAALTFLITAAVVYFLMVLPMAKYLARMEQRRRAREGVQETMEITELVVLKEIRDELVAQRAHSTQNGQHGQTGYGNQGSHGGQGSQGGYSGHPGSGY; this is encoded by the coding sequence ATGCGCGGCAACGTGGTCGACCTGGCGGTGGCGGTCGTCATCGGCGCCGCGTTCACGAACATCGTGAACTCGGTGGTGAAGGGGATCATCAGCCCCCTGGTGGGCGCCGTCGGCACGAAGAGCCTGGACGGCTACACGTCCTGCCTGAAGGGTCCCTGCGGCATCGATGCGAAGGGGGATGCCATCGGCGTGAACATCCTCTGGGGATCGGTGCTGAACGCCGCGCTGACCTTCCTGATCACCGCCGCAGTCGTCTACTTCCTGATGGTGCTGCCGATGGCGAAGTACCTCGCCAGGATGGAGCAGCGCCGCCGGGCCAGGGAGGGCGTCCAGGAAACCATGGAGATCACCGAGCTGGTGGTCCTCAAGGAGATCCGGGACGAGCTGGTCGCCCAGCGCGCCCACAGCACCCAGAACGGTCAGCACGGCCAGACCGGCTACGGGAACCAGGGCAGCCACGGCGGCCAGGGCAGTCAGGGCGGTTACTCCGGACACCCGGGCTCGGGGTACTAG
- a CDS encoding Rieske (2Fe-2S) protein, with protein sequence MSLTEPPPPVAGPDLAGEDAAERLRDRISADSLTTRRDYLRIVATVSGGLAIGGAGVASGILHRHGDSEALPRTKKVTDHLAPGESVAFRFPGDEDRALAVRLADNSLVGYSAVCTHLACAVLWRADRGADGELYCPCHEGVFDARTGEVTAGPPPRPLPRIFLTEESDGSVWAVATARSGEPAREALCRQFAKSRPEMARGFGCLGVDRSTESRRT encoded by the coding sequence ATGAGCCTCACCGAACCGCCCCCGCCGGTCGCGGGACCGGACCTCGCGGGAGAGGACGCCGCGGAGCGGTTGCGCGACCGGATCAGCGCAGACTCCCTCACCACCCGCCGCGACTACCTGCGGATCGTGGCCACCGTCTCCGGCGGCCTCGCCATCGGCGGCGCGGGCGTCGCCTCCGGCATCTTGCACCGGCACGGCGACAGCGAGGCCCTGCCCCGGACCAAGAAGGTCACCGACCACCTAGCGCCGGGCGAGTCCGTGGCCTTCCGCTTCCCCGGGGACGAGGACCGGGCCCTGGCGGTCCGGCTGGCGGACAACTCCCTCGTCGGCTACTCCGCCGTCTGCACCCACCTGGCATGCGCCGTGCTGTGGCGCGCGGACCGGGGCGCCGACGGGGAGCTGTACTGCCCCTGCCACGAAGGCGTCTTCGACGCCCGCACCGGCGAGGTGACCGCGGGCCCGCCGCCGCGCCCGCTGCCCAGGATCTTCCTCACCGAGGAGAGCGACGGCAGCGTCTGGGCCGTCGCGACCGCCCGGTCGGGAGAGCCGGCGAGGGAAGCCCTGTGCCGGCAGTTCGCGAAGTCCCGCCCCGAGATGGCCCGCGGGTTCGGCTGTCTCGGCGTGGACCGCTCCACCGAGAGCAGGCGGACATGA
- a CDS encoding 4Fe-4S dicluster domain-containing protein — MMGRTIFIDPGRCIGCQACVSACRECDSHRGKSMIHLDYTEPGTSVASLPTVCMHCEDPVAPCAEVCPADAILVTADGVVQQADTSRCIGCANCVNACPFGVPKIDLQAKLQMKCNLCYDRTAYGLAPMCATVCPTGALFYGTLEELRAERPGVQVADSFAFGDVVVSTGVAMVVPADKVEWPVPGGLPVVEINGVDVR, encoded by the coding sequence ATGATGGGCCGCACGATCTTCATCGACCCGGGGCGCTGCATCGGCTGCCAGGCCTGCGTTTCGGCCTGCCGCGAATGCGACTCGCACCGCGGCAAATCGATGATCCACCTGGACTACACCGAGCCCGGCACGTCCGTCGCCTCCCTTCCGACCGTCTGCATGCACTGCGAGGACCCGGTCGCCCCCTGCGCCGAGGTCTGCCCCGCCGACGCGATCCTGGTGACCGCCGACGGAGTGGTCCAGCAGGCCGACACCTCCCGCTGCATCGGCTGCGCCAACTGCGTCAACGCCTGCCCCTTCGGCGTCCCGAAGATCGACCTCCAGGCGAAGCTCCAGATGAAGTGCAACCTCTGCTACGACCGCACCGCCTACGGCCTGGCCCCGATGTGCGCGACCGTCTGCCCGACCGGAGCCCTCTTCTACGGAACCCTCGAAGAGCTCCGGGCCGAGCGCCCCGGCGTCCAGGTCGCCGACTCCTTCGCCTTCGGCGACGTGGTGGTCAGCACCGGCGTCGCGATGGTCGTGCCGGCCGACAAGGTCGAGTGGCCCGTCCCCGGCGGCCTGCCCGTCGTCGAGATCAACGGAGTGGATGTCCGATGA